From Nicotiana tabacum cultivar K326 chromosome 22, ASM71507v2, whole genome shotgun sequence, one genomic window encodes:
- the LOC142175846 gene encoding uncharacterized protein LOC142175846 yields the protein MAVDLDMEELLIMGDSDLVIWQTQGECETRDIKLIPYRQHVEDLSKRFKFIEFRHIPRFHNELASALTTLASMLPYPGNVHIDPLEIQIRERHVYCNTIEIEPDGHPCLPGAIVPTKNGPCLQQESVAQEIRSEATRFETYSPAS from the exons ATGGCAGTTGATCTGGATatggaagaattgttaatcatgggagattctgatTTGGTCATTTGGCAAACCCAAGGTGAATGTGAAACTCGAGATATCAAGCTTATCCCATATAGGCAACATGTAGAAGATCTTAGCAAACGATTCAAGTTCAtcgagttcaggcatattcctcGATTCCACAACGAGTTAGCTAGTGCATTAACTACTTTAGCCTCAATGCTGCCGTATCCGGGCAATGTCCATATTGACCCGttggaaatccaaattcgagaaaGGCATGTTTATTGTAATACAATTGAAATAGAACCAGATGGTCatccatg TTTGCCAGGGgcaattgtaccaacaaagaatggcccgtgcctacaacaagaaagtgtggCCCAGGAAATTCGAAGTGAGGCAACTCGTTTTGAGACGTATTCTCCTGCATCAtaa